One stretch of Armatimonadota bacterium DNA includes these proteins:
- a CDS encoding ChbG/HpnK family deacetylase has product MAVESTVDDASDVIGSTAKLLPYVAAMKLLIVNADDFGMTARVNAAVISSHRSGVLTSASLMTAEVAFEQAVSLARDNADLGVGLHLALSCDRSLLGHGRLTAITRRDNRFHKNPAFAGLLYALSGTAFRQAAEEMRAQFQRFSDTGLPWSHVDGHQHMHMHPRVWRYMLGLCAEYGVYRLRVPHEPLIAHFRLRGDGPGINTAGLCMLRAIRRRNLAELDRRRADGVRWFVCDQSFGTLQSSNMNTAYVEALIGRLGDGTFEIYAHPGTAYARRSQRKHDEIDVEHAALISTSVRLAVTAARFRLCTYAEAAASEQCSPGRV; this is encoded by the coding sequence ATGGCCGTAGAGAGTACGGTTGACGACGCCTCCGATGTTATTGGCTCCACAGCCAAACTCCTGCCTTACGTTGCTGCCATGAAGCTGCTGATTGTAAATGCGGATGATTTTGGGATGACTGCACGCGTGAACGCCGCGGTAATCTCGTCGCATCGCTCCGGGGTGCTCACCAGCGCCAGCCTGATGACGGCAGAAGTTGCATTTGAGCAGGCAGTCTCACTCGCCCGCGACAACGCCGACCTTGGTGTGGGTCTGCACCTTGCGTTGAGCTGTGACCGTAGCCTGCTGGGCCACGGGCGACTCACCGCAATCACAAGACGCGATAACAGGTTCCACAAAAACCCAGCGTTTGCCGGCCTGCTTTATGCGCTGTCCGGCACGGCCTTCCGGCAGGCCGCAGAGGAGATGCGCGCGCAGTTCCAGCGGTTTTCCGACACCGGCCTCCCATGGTCTCACGTTGATGGGCACCAGCACATGCACATGCACCCACGGGTGTGGAGGTACATGTTGGGGCTTTGCGCCGAGTACGGCGTCTATCGGCTGCGCGTTCCGCACGAACCGTTGATCGCTCACTTCCGGCTTCGAGGCGACGGTCCCGGCATCAACACGGCCGGGCTCTGTATGCTTCGCGCCATTCGTCGCCGCAACCTGGCGGAGCTGGATCGACGCCGCGCGGACGGCGTTCGCTGGTTTGTGTGCGATCAATCGTTCGGCACGCTGCAAAGCTCGAACATGAATACTGCGTACGTGGAGGCGCTGATCGGACGGCTGGGCGACGGTACGTTTGAGATCTACGCGCATCCCGGCACGGCCTATGCACGCCGGTCGCAACGCAAGCACGACGAAATCGATGTGGAGCACGCCGCATTGATCAGCACCTCGGTGCGCCTCGCTGTAACCGCGGCGAGGTTCCGCCTGTGCACCTATGCCGAAGCGGCCGCGAGTGAACAATGCAGCCCCGGCCGCGTCTAA
- a CDS encoding sigma-70 family RNA polymerase sigma factor: MVAMGKLMVADAALVKRAQANDRAAFNDIVLRYKARVYNYVYRMVHSATEAEDLTQETFVKAYLSIGSFQSRASLNTWLYRIATNVCIDFSRRNQKLQNTVSLSAETEADDDERELPDATFDPQRLALNRELGDRLDLALQGLPEKLRTVVLLYDVEGLAYDEIAGILGCPLGTVKSRLFNARASLRERLSPYLMA; encoded by the coding sequence ATGGTCGCGATGGGGAAGCTTATGGTCGCGGACGCCGCGCTTGTCAAGCGCGCTCAGGCCAATGACCGTGCTGCGTTCAACGATATTGTGCTGCGCTACAAGGCGCGCGTCTACAATTACGTCTACCGGATGGTTCACTCTGCGACCGAAGCAGAAGACCTGACTCAGGAGACGTTTGTGAAGGCATACCTGAGCATCGGCTCGTTCCAGAGCCGTGCCAGCCTGAATACCTGGCTCTACCGAATCGCTACAAATGTGTGTATCGACTTCAGCCGACGCAACCAGAAGCTGCAGAACACCGTCTCACTCTCAGCCGAGACAGAAGCCGACGATGACGAACGAGAACTGCCGGACGCGACTTTTGATCCGCAGCGGCTGGCGCTGAACCGCGAGTTGGGCGACAGACTGGATTTGGCTTTGCAGGGCCTGCCGGAGAAGCTGCGGACCGTAGTGCTTCTGTATGACGTGGAGGGATTGGCATACGATGAGATTGCCGGGATACTCGGCTGCCCGCTGGGCACCGTGAAGAGCCGGCTGTTCAACGCTCGGGCATCGCTGCGCGAGCGGCTCTCACCGTACCTGATGGCATGA